From Cuculus canorus isolate bCucCan1 chromosome 7, bCucCan1.pri, whole genome shotgun sequence, one genomic window encodes:
- the MYOZ1 gene encoding myozenin-1 isoform X1, translating into MPLAGTPAPVKRKKPTKPIGKLTHEAMPQEVSKLNLGKKISIPRDVMLEELSLLTNKGSKMFKLRQLRVEKFIYENNPDAFTDNSVDHFQKFIPPGGSYGEDAHGYAHGRMVGGVTAGQHSSSKQQHPSGPPRPGSKGGPGDNEGEHTLGSSGSGGEGGDGTEKDGKSGGKKITVFKTYISPWERAMGISPEDKSQYTIDLLSYSPKADFPHYKSFNRTAMPYGGYEKAAKRMTFKVPQFDICPLLPESLMIYNQNFSNRPSFNRTPIPWMPSGDSEYHTEVNVPRNGETEEL; encoded by the exons ATGCCCCTTGCAGGGACTCCTGCTcctgttaaaaggaaaaagcccaCTAAACCCATTGGGAAGCTGACACACGAAG CCATGCCACAAGAGGTGTCCAAGCTGAACTTGGGGAAGAAGATCAGCATCCCCAGAGATGTGATGCTAGAAGAGCTTTCTCTCCTTACTAACAAAGGATCCAAGATGTTCAAATTACGTCAGCTGAGGGTGGAGAAGTTCATTTATGAGAATAACCCTGACGCCTTCACCGACAATTCTGTG GATCACTTTCAGAAGTTCATCCCACCGGGAGGGTCTTACGGGGAAGATGCCCATGGCTATGCCCATGGGCGGATGGTTGGAGGAGTGACAGCAGGGCAGCACAGCTCCAGTAAGCAGCAGCATCCCTCTGGTCCTCCTAGGCCTGGAAGCAAAGGAGGCCCGGGGGACAATGAAGGGGAGCACACACTGGGATCATCTGGAAGCggtggagaaggaggtgatGGTACTGAGAAAG aCGGAAAgtcaggagggaaaaaaatcactgtatttAAAACTTACATCTCCCCTTGGGAAAGAGCAATGGGTATTAGTCCCGAGGACAAAAGTCAGTACACTATTGACTTACTGTCATACAGTCCTAAAGCTGATTTCCCCCATTACAAGTCTTTTAACCG GACTGCCATGCCTTATGGAGGTTATGAGAAAGCAGCCAAACGGATGACTTTCAAAGTGCCTCAGTTTGATATTTGCCCTTTGCTTCCAGAGTCTCTCATGATATATAATCAAAATTTCAGCAACAGACCCTCCTTCAACAGAACCCCAATACCTTGGATGCCTTCAGGAGACTCCGAGTACCATACTGAGGTCAATGTGCCAAGGAATGGTGAAACAGAAGAGCTCTAA
- the MYOZ1 gene encoding myozenin-1 isoform X2, translating into MPQEVSKLNLGKKISIPRDVMLEELSLLTNKGSKMFKLRQLRVEKFIYENNPDAFTDNSVDHFQKFIPPGGSYGEDAHGYAHGRMVGGVTAGQHSSSKQQHPSGPPRPGSKGGPGDNEGEHTLGSSGSGGEGGDGTEKDGKSGGKKITVFKTYISPWERAMGISPEDKSQYTIDLLSYSPKADFPHYKSFNRTAMPYGGYEKAAKRMTFKVPQFDICPLLPESLMIYNQNFSNRPSFNRTPIPWMPSGDSEYHTEVNVPRNGETEEL; encoded by the exons ATGCCACAAGAGGTGTCCAAGCTGAACTTGGGGAAGAAGATCAGCATCCCCAGAGATGTGATGCTAGAAGAGCTTTCTCTCCTTACTAACAAAGGATCCAAGATGTTCAAATTACGTCAGCTGAGGGTGGAGAAGTTCATTTATGAGAATAACCCTGACGCCTTCACCGACAATTCTGTG GATCACTTTCAGAAGTTCATCCCACCGGGAGGGTCTTACGGGGAAGATGCCCATGGCTATGCCCATGGGCGGATGGTTGGAGGAGTGACAGCAGGGCAGCACAGCTCCAGTAAGCAGCAGCATCCCTCTGGTCCTCCTAGGCCTGGAAGCAAAGGAGGCCCGGGGGACAATGAAGGGGAGCACACACTGGGATCATCTGGAAGCggtggagaaggaggtgatGGTACTGAGAAAG aCGGAAAgtcaggagggaaaaaaatcactgtatttAAAACTTACATCTCCCCTTGGGAAAGAGCAATGGGTATTAGTCCCGAGGACAAAAGTCAGTACACTATTGACTTACTGTCATACAGTCCTAAAGCTGATTTCCCCCATTACAAGTCTTTTAACCG GACTGCCATGCCTTATGGAGGTTATGAGAAAGCAGCCAAACGGATGACTTTCAAAGTGCCTCAGTTTGATATTTGCCCTTTGCTTCCAGAGTCTCTCATGATATATAATCAAAATTTCAGCAACAGACCCTCCTTCAACAGAACCCCAATACCTTGGATGCCTTCAGGAGACTCCGAGTACCATACTGAGGTCAATGTGCCAAGGAATGGTGAAACAGAAGAGCTCTAA